CGCTGGGAGAAgttaagataaaaattagGGACTTCTCAAGGTAATACCATTTTGAACTCACGCTTTAAATGCGCTACAAGCTGTTATTTCAAACAGCACGCAAGTGAAcgtaaataaacaaaaaaatatatatataaatatatacatataagtataatgatacatacatatattttttttttattaaaaattgcaaaatcaatttttttgtaacacGTTTTGCGAAGGGAAttattaaggaaaaaaaaaaaaaaaaaaaaaaaaaattttaattagttattatttatgagTACGCTTACCCGCTGTCACAGGTGTTGAagtttgttattttttaatttatacagAAGAGagtataagcatatatatatatgtatgtttttatttctgtatatatgtatgtacgtatgtacgttACGCGAAGCAGAGGTTACGTTTTCCCTTTCGCTACCTCGACCTTGTTTTCTACCGATAAACGAAGTATCAACGgtattttgttcataaaataatgacGCATATTGTGTTACATAACATGATATACTAAATAATACGgatgaaaagataaaaagatgaaaagCGAACAGCTAAATTTAAAAGCACTAATGAAAAAATTCTTAGGAGaagaaaaggaatatataaaGTTTATGAAGAAAGATAACAAAGATATCATAGTTTTTgagaaagaaaatttttatatatatagcgaTGTTCTTTGTGGTATTGaaagtagaaaaaaagaaaaatataatataggagacatttatttgttcatttgtttaccaaaaagtaattatacattttcttatattaattCGATtggttataaatatataagcatattagaaagaagtaaaattataaaaaatattgaagaCGATGAGGATAATGATGAcataaaagtaaatttttatatatatgatttaaaaaaaataattgatttACATGATTATGTGCGTGCGGAAACAGAACATATTATAGGTCTAGACCTTTTTGACATTGAAAATGTGGGAGACCTAGAGAGGGAATATGAAAATGATAACGAGAATGACAGGAAAGATTTAAAAAcgaagaaaaggaaaataatagcAACTAGTGAGGGAATCAATCTCCATAGTAACAGTTATAATCATagcagtagtaataataacaatcatagtagtagcaataataataatgacaaTATTACCAAGGAGGATGGACAAAAAAGGAAGGAAAAATTGGGAGTTATCATAAAACAGGAAAGTACCACTGATAAGGACAACTACAATGTGTCGTTGCCGAGAGATGAAAATATTGTGTCTTTTGAAAACACCAAGAAAATATTCGACTCAGATAAAATACAGgattctttaatattttatgttaaaaatgATTATGCATACTcttgttcatataaaaagCCTATTATAGTAAGAGGCATTGAAATGAATGGagaaggaaaatataattttgtggAAGAAGATTTATCATCTCTTTCATATGATCAATTAATGTACTTCAATTTTAACGAAATAAATGCAGTAAAAGAAGGGGACAACGAGACGAATAAcagttttgtttttattaaacaaaatgGACCCATCTCTTATGAAGAAGATGCATCTAGTCGTTACCTCAACCTTAGCAGTGATATGAGGGGGATGAGCACGATTAAAAACGAAGACACAGATAATGTTGCCAAAAATAGATATAGTAATAATGAGgagaagaagaggaaggGGACGAATTACTATGAATCAAATGAAGAAAGAAAGTATGATTATTCATACACCGaagaaattaattataactttttaaatcattattatgaggataattatttgaaaaatcttttctttcaaaatttaaatttatattccataataaaaaatacgtaCTTTACAAATTTATCAAATATGGATCAAATTGAccaaaatgtaaaattaattactcaaaaattttatgacgaatatataaaatacatggaaggtaataaatatacagatTTAtgtaatggtaataataatttgaataattATGACCTGAATAATGGTTTAAAGAgttacattaatataaatgacGAAAGGAGCCTTATCGAAATTTTAGCGGCAAATGATACCTTTGAGCTAGATTTGGCCTTAAGCAAATTTGATGAACAGCCTAAAACTGAATTTAGTAAACATAGAGCAACTGACGATCATGGTAACGACAAtagcaataacaataataaccTCAATAGTAACCACAATAGTAACCACAATAGTAACCGCAATAATGGCATTGCTGCTCCATTTgcatctttaaaaaaaaggaagaggaTATTTCTTTTTAGCGAAGTCCCCCCTATCGAAATAGTCAGAAACTTTAGTAATcatgataaaataattttctttcataATTTACTGGCATTGTATATATGCTCCCTaaacagtaaaaaatattataaagaaaataaaacgGTCGTTAATTTTGTGCATAATTTTGTTCTTAATTTTGATCCCAATTTTGCAAATCGGAAGTGCCCCTTCGGGGATGATTTGATAAGGTTGAATAGTGATCCTGGTTTTACATCTGGTGAAGATACCTGCTCTGATGATATTCATATTAACGATTCGAAAAACTTCTCTTTCGAGcttaatggaaaaaataaattaaaaaaaaagggtaatCAAGAAGGTGATTCTGTGCTGATGTCAAATATCAAAAATGAGGACGAAACAGTAGAGAGGAAAAACAATAACAAAAAGGACTCACTTAATTTTCGTACTATTGACAACAACTATTTGGAGATAAAAAACAGACcgaataataaatttttatttaattacaaaTTGTCAGATACAGAAATTGATAACAACAAAGAATTAGTTAATTCTTCTCATGTTAAGGAAGTAAATGTTAAAGATTCTTACGATATAGTAGGCAAATGCTCATGTGACTACACCATgatatataactttttcgAAAAAGAgctctttaaaaaaagtagtataaaaaatgtatatataaatggtattaagaaaaatattattgtagATGATAATATTAAACCGAGTATTCAAAAGAAGACTCTAAAATTAATAGATGAAATACACTtaacacataaaaaaaggCCCATCATAATATTAGAAAAGGGTAGcacaaatataattaatagaaGCAACATTGAgtcattttttcttcataataatttagaCAGTTCTTTTATACctacaataaataatagtagtaataataacccTGTTCAGAGTATAAACAAAAGCAGTGATTATTACGATTCCTtatcaataatttttaaaatgtttaacaAAAGTGTCAAGTTTTCATTTattgaaaatgataaaataacaaaattcaCCGAAACAGATTGGAAATGTGTAATTGCAGCTATCTTAAATTCAAAagaatcattaaaaaaaatattaaatatatacccATTTCAAATTCCAACAGCTCTCTTTCAGCCATTTAAaacttttgtttttatgtataatgaTGTTACAATTCCATCTGATTTATTATCTGGTAGTAATATTGATATCATCAGAATTAGTCGTAGTAATAGAAAAGACGACTACATTGCTGTTAATAAATTCTGGAGTAACATCGAGAAATTTCTTTTACAAAGAAGagagaaaatattttacataaaaaaaaaaaaaatttgaatttcGATGAGCCACAAATGTGTGCAGCAGTTTATATACACAATCACAATCACACTTACAATCACAGTTACACTTACATTTATACttacatttacatttacatttacaCTCACACTCACACGCATACATACACGTAAGCATGTTTATAGCACAATTCGCGTCTGCCTTATATACGCTGTCGTGCTATATTTGAAACGCTTCTCCTATATGTTATTCCACGCTCATTttcatatgtacacataagcatatattatacttatacGATATCATTACAAATAATGcggtaatttttttagtattttcattatttccatttttgcGTATTTCTCCTTATATCTGTGCATATATTTGCCATTTagattgattttttttttttttttttttatcattttctttggaataatattaaattattttgtttttgaaataatataaatttaaaacttttgcatactttttaataatattataaagattttttccttttttctttttttcaaaaggtaaaaaaaatataatgtaaacaTTTTATAAGTTCATTTTTCATAGAAATATCGATCTGGTAAAGAAGCAATTATTCATTATgcaatatatgaattattaatagaaaaataaaaaataaattgtacGGTAATTTAGCCTTACGAGTACACttgtttttttcatgttgtgtttctaattaattatatatttgttcagcttctatacatatatttttatgcttATTATTCTTgcattattacatttatatatttcatacatattttatgtacGTTTTACAGTGTATCAAACGATATTTTCtgcatttttaatttgataGAATTTATGTTTAGttacatatgaaaaattaaaattcagcatataatattttttaagagaaataaaaattagttcattttaaaatagcTGTATAGAATTGTTGAAGGACTCACCCCCAAcagcatatatgtattataaatgcataatacacaatacatacatacatacatgctaTTTTGAAGGTATATCCATAATTAGCAAATAAGAAATTCTAAGGTTTTAACTCATCActgtaatttaaaattaacgGTTctggaatatatatatatatatatatacatatttatgtatatatttatgttgaCACAATGAGGTACTgcaaaagagaagaaaagcGTGCTAATTGTATtctgtttataaaaaaaaatttatgaattgatctcataatatatatataatacttctAAAAAATGTTCAGAAAAGTTATGTCGAAAAAAATTctgtaaaaatatgcatagataaataaatgaagcaTATagttttatgataataaagcTGTAAGTGGCAGAAAtgaactatatatatgtacgtattataattttatattattttttttattttttttttttttctagtgACAGTATAGTACGAGCGTACGGCGTGCTGCTATGTAGAATTTTTTGTAACAGCACAAAAAATGCTATAGGCGAAAATTCAGaaattgaatttttatttttaaaggcATCCTATGGAAATAGACATTGGACTCCTCCAAAAGGTTAGCTAACAgtgtaattaattttttttttttttatatatattcattatttttatgttcctttataaattatacaaaatatatacacatttacgAAGGACTGCACGAAAATAACGAAGACGGACTAGATACAGCTATGAGAGAAACTTTAGAGGAGACTGGTATAGATaaggataaatataaattactaaATTACGAAAAAGTAAGTATtacatttgaaaaataaaccctaaaaaaaaaaaaaaaagcatagtTATCGTAATAGCAATGACAATTGCGGTATGTGTTAcatatttcttctttatttgtTAACCCGTTAGaccttaaaatataatgttaatGATAGGATAAAAGAGACTACATATTACCTAGCTCTCTTGTTAAATAATGAAGAGAATGTCAAGTTATCAGATGAACACACAGATTATAagtatgttttattataaataaattagagATAAAATGTTacaaaatatgtatgtaatatGTAGATAcgtgaaataaattatgtgttcgaatttttattttactatttttttttcctcacgTACAGATGGATACACAGTAACGAATCAGAAGCATATTCTCTTCCAAATTCTTTATCTGACTTATTGGAAAATGCAGAGGAATTTTTGAGGAAAAACAACGAAAATATGATAGTTCATTAATTTTGCGCCTTATGACTAAGTCATGTGTAAATGCATATTTGTATACATCTCCACGTACATACTtccataattataaaattaaaaaaagtacgtgtaacattttatttaagtaaaatataacgTTTTCctgtaaatattaaaaacaaaggagagaatatttctattataaaataaattgttctttttaataaattgaatttatgtacatagtAATTAAagcttatatatttatttattgcatgaatataatatttctgaaaaaaattatgaaaaatgtaCGAAGcgcttttttcattttgctggatcctttaaaaaaaaagtactatTTAGGACgttcttccttttttcttttttttttttttttccattttcttattattatgtatgtatcttCCTTAATATTGCAAAATTTTCAAGTACACTTTTCAACATTGTTTTCGTTTGCGTGATCaactttatttaatttacttgttttaatttttaatttttttatttgatttgtCTTATTTCTGCTTTTACActctatttattttgtaatgaagtagtttaaaaaaacactgtgtaaaacaaaaagaaaaattcgAAAAATTCTTGAAATGAATACTTGTTCAATTATTCAAATATggattaaaataaaaatacactttgttcatattattgCGAAAATTACCCCGTAAACAGAGtaatattaagaatattatttttacaattttataattcactgtttttcattttgtaaaattttttctgcATTAGCAGTTCTCACCTATTAAACAATTCTTAATTTCTGCTAGTTTGAACGTTTATCTTCTTACTACATTTCACCTATTGCTGTTTCGATTCCTCATGATTCTTATTGTATTCATATTTCATTCACTTGGCTTacgtaaatttttatttttcgcataattttaatttttattgagCATTATATAATAGTTCATGTGGAGGGTATATATTATGAGCTagctaaaattttatttctatttcgtttatattttcattaacattattattattattattaatatatttatttttttttttttactagcCAATCGTCAAAAATATTCGTACGAAAATACGTGAAACTAACCTAAactttgtattttattaatatattttttttttttcgttttttccaCATTTGGATGCTATGGAAACagcaaaaattttaagcaTAGCAGGAAGTGACAGCTGCGGAGGGGCTGGTATGCAGGCTGATATAAAAACAGCAATGAGCTTAGGTTGTCACTGTTGTTCTGTATTCGTCGTTTTAACTGCCCAAAATACGAAGGAAATAAAATCAATTATAGAAGTTGATGAAAATTTCATTATTGAACAACTGGATAGTATTTTTGCAGATATAACTATTGATGTCGTTAAGTTAGGTGTTTTAtactcaaaaaaaattatatcattggttcataattatataacagatataaataaaaagagagGGAAAAAATTACTTGTAGTTTTTGATCCAGTTTTTGTTTCCAGTTCTGGATGCTTACTAGTAGAAAATTTggaatatgtaaaattttcgTTAGATTTAATTTGTCCTATAAGTTCAATAATTACAccaaatttttatgaatgtaAAGTAATTATTGAAGCATTAAATTGTGATATCGACTTAACAAATGTTAGTACAACTGAATTGTGCAAAACTGTAACTagcaaattaaatataaatgcatgcttatttaaaagttgtaatatagataaaaatGCAGacgaagaaaataaattatatgccGTCGACCATTTATGtataagaaaaagtaaagacCCAAATGATGATGGAAATGGGAAAACTCATATAGTTCATAATTCccataataatgaaaatataaatcaacaagataaatttttatatgatgtgtataaattaaaatctAAAAGAACACCAAGGGCTGATATTCATGGTACTGGTTGTACCCTATCAACAGCTATATCAtgttttttatcaaaaaagcATAATTTGCTACAGTCCTGTGTtgaatcaaaaaaatatatttacaactGTATTAAGTATGCATACGCATTAGGCAGTAAAAGTCCAGGCTTAAATCACTTAAAGGCATCACAAGAATTGGCAAATTTTAGTGAACTCGATGTGATAACAGTTGCCCAAGATTTGCCTTGACGAAATATGGAACTACATACAAAATGTTCACGTTGCTACTATGTTATATAGATTTTATTTGGAGTTTATTCCTAATTAAAttgtgtatttttaatttatttacttattcatttttaacttatttgccaattaatttttaacttatttaCCAATTCATTTTTAGCTTATTTAccaattcatttttaacttatttaccaattcatttttaacttatttaCCAATTCATTTTAAACTTATTTATCAATTCATTTTAAACTTATTTATCAATTCATTTTAAACTTATTTACCAATTCACTTAAAACTTATTTaccaatttaattttaactttaCCAATTCACTTAAAACTTATTTaccaatttaattttaactttaCCAATTCACTTTAAACTTATttatgcttttatttttgttattattggTTTTCTGCTCAATATAAACATTCCTTCTTATACGTCATATATGAATTCTGGCTCAGGTATTTAACTACTTTGAAATGCATTTGTTGGTAACTCATTTAAcctttttctaattttactTAAGTGGggctttactttttttatataatgtgtTACGTGGGTTTTCCTTGCTCATCTTTTATGATGGTAACATAATGTTcgaacatatatttatgtatatatgtcaAGGTgcttatctttttctttcctttaaATGTGTTCAATCACATATATATCCTTATGGTCGTTTTGACTAACAATAGCAACGATAAAATTTATGAAGATCatcatatacatttacatttgtgtaaatatatatgtgtatatacgtatacacatatgtaaatatatgtacgctTGTAATGCGTATTTTTTCTTGCCTGTTTAtctcaaaataataaaaataatttaaacttttttattatcattaaattgtgtgtaaaaatatattaaaaaagttacccattaaaaaaatacacataaataagcaaaatgtaattcatttaaaaacatCCATTTCAATGAAGTGCAggtttaaaaatgtaattctcaaaaaaaattaatgaattatgGCGGAATAATCATTAATAataggaaataaaaatgtaaaatttccTATGctaatttatattcataagagaaaaaaaaaaaaaaaatataatatactataatataaaaagaaaaacaagaaattgatgaaaaagataaaaaatgatgaaaaaaaagtataacaGTAGCAAAAAAGTAAGAAAACCAAACGAATGATACAAGAAAAATTTGTGAAAATTAAAGCCAAATTTTGCAACTATAGAATCAAACccttttttacaaattattaaacAAGGATGTTAAAACAAACAGCAACAGTATATTATTTGGTAGGATTGTACGGAATTGTAAAAAGCAGCCCCCAATTGTGAGAAGCTGTACAAATTTGTTCAATATTTTCAGGGTAAATCTGAAAGGAAAAACGAgcaaatataatacatattatatacatacacaaaatgtatacatattttatataaacaaaatatatacctGTAATATACacattacatatgtatatatgtatatgtatatatatctatatctatatatatatatatatatatataacgcGTGTATGCGTGTGTTCGTGTGCACAACAATAAGTAGCATACATTTACGAAAAAGAAGGAACAAACATGAAGGGGAGTTTTATAAGTAAACAATTTAATATCACATTATGTGCAAAGGATTACCACAGTATGAGTACTGAAGCGCTAAGCTACGCACGAAAAGGAACTTTCGAacctttttttaacattaaattaaaaaacccCAAATACTCAAACTTAACTAATAAAAGTTCATATAACACATATAAAAGTCGAGTTTATAATTCGGGGATGTATAACAATGTATCTCCAAATTTTGCCAACACAAACATGCACATGAACAGTGGTGAAAATTTTGCTAGTCAGTTATCAAATAACGCGAATTACCCATCAAATATCTCGCATTACCCATCAAATAACcctaattataaatatgatgTCCCGAACAATTATTATCAGTCcaaatataattcaaatataaataatgaaagtacagatagtaataatactacatatcaatattttagtattttcGGAAGTACAGCAATGTGTTTAATAAAACCCATATTTCctgattatattattaacaaaaataaagtaacGATTTATGGCAAAGGTGGTTTTCAGTttgtatttatgaaaaaacaaaacaattctaataaatatgataaaaataacaaaatgagtatatttcttaaaattaacaatttGTCTagtgtattatgtataaaagatgttgaaaaattaaaaatccCAATTACTATgaaaggaaataataataattatttaataattgataaacataaagaaaaaaaagatcat
The window above is part of the Plasmodium malariae genome assembly, chromosome: 10 genome. Proteins encoded here:
- the PmUG01_10023900 gene encoding conserved Plasmodium protein, unknown function, with product MKSEQLNLKALMKKFLGEEKEYIKFMKKDNKDIIVFEKENFYIYSDVLCGIESRKKEKYNIGDIYLFICLPKSNYTFSYINSIGYKYISILERSKIIKNIEDDEDNDDIKVNFYIYDLKKIIDLHDYVRAETEHIIGLDLFDIENVGDLEREYENDNENDRKDLKTKKRKIIATSEGINLHSNSYNHSSSNNNNHSSSNNNNDNITKEDGQKRKEKLGVIIKQESTTDKDNYNVSLPRDENIVSFENTKKIFDSDKIQDSLIFYVKNDYAYSCSYKKPIIVRGIEMNGEGKYNFVEEDLSSLSYDQLMYFNFNEINAVKEGDNETNNSFVFIKQNGPISYEEDASSRYLNLSSDMRGMSTIKNEDTDNVAKNRYSNNEEKKRKGTNYYESNEERKYDYSYTEEINYNFLNHYYEDNYLKNLFFQNLNLYSIIKNTYFTNLSNMDQIDQNVKLITQKFYDEYIKYMEGNKYTDLCNGNNNLNNYDLNNGLKSYININDERSLIEILAANDTFELDLALSKFDEQPKTEFSKHRATDDHGNDNSNNNNNLNSNHNSNHNSNRNNGIAAPFASLKKRKRIFLFSEVPPIEIVRNFSNHDKIIFFHNLLALYICSLNSKKYYKENKTVVNFVHNFVLNFDPNFANRKCPFGDDLIRLNSDPGFTSGEDTCSDDIHINDSKNFSFELNGKNKLKKKGNQEGDSVLMSNIKNEDETVERKNNNKKDSLNFRTIDNNYLEIKNRPNNKFLFNYKLSDTEIDNNKELVNSSHVKEVNVKDSYDIVGKCSCDYTMIYNFFEKELFKKSSIKNVYINGIKKNIIVDDNIKPSIQKKTLKLIDEIHLTHKKRPIIILEKGSTNIINRSNIESFFLHNNLDSSFIPTINNSSNNNPVQSINKSSDYYDSLSIIFKMFNKSVKFSFIENDKITKFTETDWKCVIAAILNSKESLKKILNIYPFQIPTALFQPFKTFVFMYNDVTIPSDLLSGSNIDIIRISRSNRKDDYIAVNKFWSNIEKFLLQRREKIFYIKKKKI
- the PmUG01_10024200 gene encoding conserved Plasmodium protein, unknown function; the protein is MKGSFISKQFNITLCAKDYHSMSTEALSYARKGTFEPFFNIKLKNPKYSNLTNKSSYNTYKSRVYNSGMYNNVSPNFANTNMHMNSGENFASQLSNNANYPSNISHYPSNNPNYKYDVPNNYYQSKYNSNINNESTDSNNTTYQYFSIFGSTAMCLIKPIFPDYIINKNKVTIYGKGGFQFVFMKKQNNSNKYDKNNKMSIFLKINNLSSVLCIKDVEKLKIPITMKGNNNNYLIIDKHKEKKDHIVIKYKYQSSNNTDNNFNDINNLDIQINENVNINDLNDEKKNNFEELHVSSAFSEFQLFQKAANSLLPQLIGWAKHY
- the PmUG01_10024100 gene encoding phosphomethylpyrimidine kinase, putative produces the protein METAKILSIAGSDSCGGAGMQADIKTAMSLGCHCCSVFVVLTAQNTKEIKSIIEVDENFIIEQLDSIFADITIDVVKLGVLYSKKIISLVHNYITDINKKRGKKLLVVFDPVFVSSSGCLLVENLEYVKFSLDLICPISSIITPNFYECKVIIEALNCDIDLTNVSTTELCKTVTSKLNINACLFKSCNIDKNADEENKLYAVDHLCIRKSKDPNDDGNGKTHIVHNSHNNENINQQDKFLYDVYKLKSKRTPRADIHGTGCTLSTAISCFLSKKHNLLQSCVESKKYIYNCIKYAYALGSKSPGLNHLKASQELANFSELDVITVAQDLP
- the Ap4AH gene encoding bis(5'-nucleosyl)-tetraphosphatase [asymmetrical], putative, with protein sequence MSDSIVRAYGVLLCRIFCNSTKNAIGENSEIEFLFLKASYGNRHWTPPKGLHENNEDGLDTAMRETLEETGIDKDKYKLLNYEKTLKYNVNDRIKETTYYLALLLNNEENVKLSDEHTDYKWIHSNESEAYSLPNSLSDLLENAEEFLRKNNENMIVH